In Bacteroidota bacterium, a single window of DNA contains:
- a CDS encoding alkaline phosphatase family protein, with the protein MKIIFTRLILIFVVLTAAGGRVQAAEPPRLIIFISIDQMREDYFERFAPYFAGGFKKLSTDGVFYSNANLNYAMSVTCPGHASLSTGTYPMKSGIIDNEWIGPSARASEYCVQDTAAGSVDGEGGGSSPNNLLVTGLGDWLKRASPSSKVIAASGKDRAAILMGGKHPDYAFWYSKKSGHMVTSAYYTLHVPEWVRNFNNSHWIDRNVPAAWTKLLPDSIYTKEGPDEFGAEAKWDSSSSFPHKFSASKKNEQILTSPYGDMLVLDFARKAVDAEKLGQRGVTDILCLSLSDCDYVGHAFGPNSHEIMDHLFRLDRALGTFLSAVDSAVGSSHVLIALSADHGVMPLPEFLVQIKHQEARRILSSRIKMEIDSVDHELQKEWGMTEAIFESRGFLNYAAAARAGKDSLELEHRAGEALRRIDGIADVYFRRELMDPGAPARPYLDLFRRSYYPPRGEDFQIRFCEYCLVEASPRGTTHGSVYRYDTHVPIIILSPGIQARRIQREVHTVDIAPTLAHLLKVEYPGTVDGVPMEEFK; encoded by the coding sequence ATGAAAATCATCTTCACGCGTCTTATTTTGATCTTCGTAGTTTTAACGGCTGCTGGTGGCAGAGTACAAGCCGCCGAGCCGCCCCGGTTGATCATCTTCATCTCTATTGATCAGATGCGTGAAGATTATTTTGAAAGGTTTGCCCCGTATTTTGCAGGGGGCTTCAAAAAGCTCTCTACCGACGGGGTGTTTTATTCAAACGCGAACCTCAATTATGCAATGAGCGTGACGTGCCCTGGCCATGCGTCGCTCAGCACCGGCACGTATCCGATGAAGAGCGGCATCATCGATAACGAATGGATTGGCCCTTCCGCACGCGCATCGGAGTATTGCGTACAGGACACGGCTGCTGGTTCCGTCGACGGCGAAGGGGGAGGTTCGTCGCCGAATAATCTTCTTGTAACAGGGCTCGGCGATTGGCTGAAGAGAGCGTCCCCAAGCTCAAAGGTCATTGCCGCCTCAGGAAAAGACCGCGCGGCAATTTTAATGGGGGGGAAGCATCCCGACTACGCGTTTTGGTACAGCAAAAAAAGTGGCCACATGGTGACGTCAGCGTATTACACGCTGCACGTGCCCGAATGGGTGCGCAACTTCAACAATTCACATTGGATAGACCGGAACGTCCCCGCGGCGTGGACAAAGCTTTTGCCCGACAGCATTTACACCAAAGAAGGTCCTGATGAATTCGGGGCAGAAGCGAAATGGGATTCTTCGTCGTCATTTCCTCACAAGTTTTCGGCGTCGAAAAAGAATGAGCAGATCCTTACTTCCCCCTATGGCGACATGCTCGTGCTGGATTTTGCTCGAAAGGCCGTCGATGCAGAGAAACTGGGCCAGCGCGGCGTTACAGATATCCTTTGCTTGAGTTTGTCTGACTGCGATTACGTGGGACATGCTTTTGGTCCGAACAGCCATGAGATCATGGACCATCTCTTTCGTCTCGACCGCGCGCTCGGGACGTTCCTCTCTGCGGTTGATTCCGCCGTTGGCTCATCCCATGTGCTGATAGCGTTGAGCGCCGATCACGGCGTTATGCCGCTCCCCGAATTTCTTGTTCAGATAAAACACCAGGAAGCCCGCCGCATTCTATCCTCCAGAATTAAAATGGAAATCGATTCGGTCGATCATGAGCTGCAGAAGGAGTGGGGAATGACCGAGGCGATCTTTGAGTCGAGGGGATTTCTGAATTATGCCGCTGCCGCCCGTGCAGGAAAGGACAGTCTTGAGCTCGAACACCGTGCCGGCGAAGCGTTGCGCCGCATTGACGGAATTGCCGACGTGTACTTCCGCCGCGAATTAATGGATCCGGGTGCGCCCGCCCGTCCGTACCTGGATCTGTTCCGGCGAAGTTATTATCCGCCGCGCGGCGAAGATTTTCAAATCCGGTTTTGTGAATACTGCCTTGTGGAAGCCAGCCCGAGGGGAACCACTCACGGCTCGGTCTACAGGTACGACACCCATGTGCCGATAATCATTTTATCTCCCGGAATACAGGCGCGCCGTATACAGCGCGAGGTCCACACCGTCGACATCGCTCCCACGCTTGCTCATCTTCTTAAGGTAGAATATCCCGGCACGGTCGACGGCGTTCCCATGGAGGAATTTAAGTAG
- a CDS encoding MFS transporter: MESSSLERPEIAPEFRRRRVVNWMSLGLLYASFYMTRYNYTAVAPTLADLFGWKNTDLGVFETLMPLVYGLSVVLNGPFADRAGGKKAFLFGAVGVALMNVLFGLASFAVSVPAVWEGTGLARHVVTPAMLNFGLSGGAILTLMAIVWGVNGYFQSFGALSIVKVNAQWFHVRERGTFAGIFGVLIRFGLLLAFQGVPLILLVLPWQYAFWIPGACVAVLTVVNYFLMFNSPKDAGLGDFNTGDEAEADENKPTSLAFVIKKVFASRIMWMIALGSMMIGFVRRSVVDAWWPKYFVDFHGANKSAFATYLPYIIATWGIALAGIAGGFVFGIASDRTFGGRRAPVITFGFIGMAVVLALFGVSDLCNFGPVVAASCLVLLSFFVNGAHGMIGGAASMDFGGRRAAASAAGLFDGMQYLAGAFVGMGVGYITTTWGWGAWHWAPIPFALAGAYVMSRLWHELPKGKAAH, from the coding sequence ATGGAATCTTCCTCATTGGAACGGCCGGAGATCGCGCCGGAGTTTCGGAGGCGGCGCGTCGTCAATTGGATGTCGCTCGGTCTGCTCTACGCGTCGTTCTATATGACCCGTTACAACTATACGGCCGTCGCCCCGACCCTTGCCGATCTGTTCGGATGGAAGAATACCGATCTGGGCGTGTTCGAAACATTGATGCCGTTGGTCTACGGTCTTTCAGTTGTCCTCAACGGTCCGTTTGCCGACCGCGCCGGCGGGAAGAAAGCGTTTCTCTTCGGCGCCGTCGGAGTCGCGCTGATGAATGTCCTATTCGGACTGGCAAGTTTTGCCGTCTCTGTTCCGGCAGTCTGGGAAGGGACCGGCCTCGCGCGGCATGTTGTGACGCCTGCAATGCTAAACTTTGGACTCTCCGGAGGGGCGATCCTGACGCTGATGGCTATCGTGTGGGGCGTGAACGGCTATTTCCAGTCGTTCGGCGCCTTGTCGATCGTGAAAGTGAACGCCCAGTGGTTCCACGTCCGTGAACGGGGAACGTTTGCCGGAATCTTCGGCGTTCTCATCCGCTTCGGATTGCTCCTTGCGTTTCAGGGAGTGCCGCTGATCCTTCTCGTGCTGCCGTGGCAGTATGCTTTTTGGATCCCCGGCGCCTGCGTCGCAGTGTTGACCGTCGTCAATTATTTCCTCATGTTCAACTCTCCGAAGGATGCCGGACTGGGAGACTTCAACACCGGCGACGAAGCCGAAGCAGACGAGAACAAGCCCACGTCGCTGGCCTTCGTCATCAAGAAGGTCTTTGCTTCACGCATCATGTGGATGATCGCCCTCGGCTCGATGATGATCGGTTTTGTTCGGCGGAGCGTTGTCGACGCCTGGTGGCCGAAATATTTTGTCGATTTCCACGGCGCCAACAAGTCTGCGTTCGCTACCTATCTTCCGTATATCATCGCCACATGGGGTATCGCGCTGGCCGGCATCGCGGGGGGGTTCGTTTTTGGGATCGCCTCGGACAGGACCTTCGGCGGACGCCGGGCGCCGGTGATTACGTTCGGGTTCATCGGGATGGCGGTCGTGCTCGCCCTTTTCGGGGTTTCCGACCTGTGCAATTTTGGCCCCGTTGTTGCGGCTTCGTGTCTTGTCCTCCTTTCATTTTTCGTCAACGGCGCGCATGGAATGATCGGCGGCGCGGCATCGATGGATTTCGGCGGCAGGCGTGCTGCAGCCTCCGCCGCCGGACTGTTCGATGGGATGCAGTATCTTGCCGGCGCCTTTGTCGGAATGGGTGTTGGGTACATCACCACAACATGGGGATGGGGGGCGTGGCATTGGGCTCCGATTCCGTTTGCGTTGGCAGGAGCGTACGTCATGTCCCGGTTATGGCACGAATTGCCGAAAGGCAAAGCGGCGCATTGA
- the glgP gene encoding alpha-glucan family phosphorylase has protein sequence MTRPIFTYSVSPSLPQALQRLYALAYNLIWVWDHELLELFMRLDADLWEASRHNPVLMLGSIKQQQLNSLAHDDAFLGELDRAWEKYGQYLDVSSSWFQKKYGKGSTPSIAYFSAEFGLTECLPNYSGGLGILSGDHIKAASDLGIPLVGVGLLYQQGYFIQYLNVDGWQQERNPENDFYTLPIQIEKDKDDKPVTISVEFPGRNVHAQVWRVQVGRVPVFLLDTNIPVNSQEDQDITDQLYAGDRELRIKQEIMLGIGGYRALGAMGMRPTVCHMNEGHSAFLSLEQCRQLMIDNSISFAEAREAATAGAVFTTHTPVPAGNDYFSTPLMDKYFSGFYGALGISRKEFLGLGRGDINNDAEDFCMTILALRMSAYSNGVSKLHGEVSRAMWQNVWPGIPENDTPIGSVTNGVHVPSWVSRDMVGLFERYLGPRWKEDVTESALWSFVHRIPDEELWRTHERRRERLVAFARQRLRDQFEARGALRTEVAQASEILNPDALTIGFARRYATYKRATLLLRDAERLKRILNDKDRPVQFIFAGKAHPLDNPGKELIREIIHFARQPEVRHRMVFIEDYDMVVARYLVQGVDVWLNTPRRPLEASGTSGMKAAVNGALNLSILDGWWVEACNVNTGWAIGQGEVYDDEKYQDEIESNALYKLLEQELVPLFYSRGTDGLPRAWISKMKTSMREICPVFNTNRMVKEYAEEYYLPAHSRFASLTDNKLSGSKSLAAWRSKVQQNWPVIKIVEVKSDELRGMKVGESLNVNAAIDLGALAPDDVTVELYHGTLNLDGDIVDPVVLPMAASGKPKGHVYTFLGTITSESSGRHGYTVRILPRNPQIDNPLKQGLVHWA, from the coding sequence ATGACTCGTCCAATTTTCACCTATTCCGTTTCCCCTTCACTCCCACAAGCGCTCCAACGACTTTACGCACTCGCCTACAACCTTATCTGGGTCTGGGATCACGAGCTTCTCGAATTGTTCATGCGCCTCGACGCCGACCTATGGGAAGCGTCCCGCCATAACCCAGTTCTCATGCTTGGATCGATCAAACAGCAGCAATTGAATTCTCTCGCTCATGACGATGCGTTTCTCGGCGAGCTCGACCGGGCGTGGGAAAAATACGGCCAATACCTCGACGTCAGCTCGAGCTGGTTTCAGAAAAAATACGGGAAGGGGAGCACTCCGTCGATCGCATATTTTTCGGCGGAGTTTGGACTGACCGAGTGCCTGCCGAATTACTCCGGCGGGCTTGGGATACTGTCCGGCGACCACATCAAAGCAGCCAGCGACCTTGGCATTCCCCTTGTTGGCGTCGGACTGCTCTACCAGCAGGGATACTTTATCCAGTATTTAAACGTGGATGGATGGCAGCAGGAACGGAATCCCGAAAATGACTTTTATACGCTTCCGATTCAGATCGAAAAGGACAAAGACGACAAGCCGGTGACCATTTCTGTCGAATTTCCGGGAAGAAATGTGCACGCGCAGGTGTGGCGCGTGCAGGTTGGAAGAGTTCCTGTATTCCTCTTGGATACGAATATCCCCGTGAATTCACAGGAAGATCAGGACATCACCGACCAGCTCTATGCCGGCGACCGCGAATTGAGGATCAAACAAGAGATCATGCTGGGCATCGGCGGGTACCGTGCATTGGGTGCAATGGGGATGAGACCGACGGTCTGCCACATGAACGAAGGGCACTCCGCGTTCCTTTCGCTTGAACAATGCCGTCAGCTGATGATCGACAACAGCATCAGTTTTGCCGAGGCGCGCGAAGCCGCGACCGCCGGGGCCGTCTTCACGACTCATACGCCCGTTCCCGCGGGGAACGATTATTTTTCCACACCGCTGATGGATAAATATTTTTCGGGATTCTACGGGGCGCTCGGAATTTCCAGAAAGGAATTTCTCGGATTGGGCCGCGGAGACATCAACAACGATGCAGAAGATTTTTGCATGACCATTTTGGCCCTGCGGATGTCGGCCTACAGCAACGGCGTCAGCAAATTGCACGGTGAAGTCTCGCGGGCGATGTGGCAAAATGTGTGGCCCGGCATTCCGGAGAACGACACTCCGATCGGCTCCGTCACGAACGGCGTTCACGTTCCGTCATGGGTCAGCCGCGATATGGTCGGCCTGTTCGAGCGGTATCTCGGTCCGCGGTGGAAGGAGGACGTCACCGAAAGCGCGCTCTGGAGCTTTGTGCATCGGATTCCGGATGAGGAACTATGGCGGACACATGAACGGAGGCGCGAGCGGCTGGTTGCGTTTGCGCGTCAGCGTCTTCGGGACCAGTTCGAGGCGCGCGGTGCGTTGCGTACCGAGGTGGCGCAGGCGTCGGAGATTCTCAATCCGGACGCCCTGACGATCGGGTTTGCACGCCGCTATGCAACCTATAAAAGAGCGACCCTTCTTCTCCGCGATGCAGAACGGTTGAAGCGAATTCTCAACGACAAAGACCGGCCAGTACAGTTTATTTTTGCGGGAAAGGCTCATCCGCTCGATAATCCCGGAAAAGAATTGATCCGGGAGATCATTCATTTTGCGAGGCAGCCGGAAGTTCGGCACCGCATGGTCTTCATTGAGGATTACGATATGGTGGTGGCCCGTTACCTTGTGCAGGGGGTGGACGTCTGGCTCAATACACCACGGCGTCCTCTCGAAGCAAGCGGAACGAGCGGGATGAAGGCGGCGGTCAACGGCGCTCTCAATCTGAGCATTCTTGACGGCTGGTGGGTGGAGGCGTGCAATGTCAATACCGGGTGGGCGATCGGTCAGGGGGAGGTCTATGACGATGAAAAATACCAGGACGAAATCGAATCGAACGCGCTCTACAAGCTCCTTGAACAAGAGCTCGTTCCTCTTTTTTACAGCCGCGGTACCGACGGCTTGCCGCGGGCGTGGATCAGCAAGATGAAAACATCGATGCGCGAGATCTGCCCGGTGTTTAACACGAATCGAATGGTGAAAGAGTATGCGGAGGAATACTACCTTCCCGCCCACAGCCGATTCGCTTCACTCACCGACAACAAACTGAGCGGCTCAAAATCATTGGCGGCTTGGAGATCGAAGGTCCAACAAAACTGGCCCGTTATTAAAATTGTGGAGGTCAAGTCGGACGAACTCCGGGGAATGAAGGTGGGCGAGTCGCTCAACGTCAATGCTGCGATCGATCTTGGCGCGCTGGCTCCTGATGATGTCACTGTGGAGTTGTACCACGGGACGCTGAACTTGGACGGTGATATCGTCGATCCGGTCGTCCTTCCGATGGCGGCCTCCGGAAAACCCAAAGGACATGTCTATACCTTTTTAGGCACCATCACGTCGGAGTCGAGCGGGCGCCATGGATATACCGTCCGCATCCTCCCGAGAAATCCGCAGATCGATAACCCGTTGAAACAGGGGCTCGTCCATTGGGCGTGA
- the tkt gene encoding transketolase, with the protein MDNNPLDQLCVDTIRTLSIDGVQKANAGHPGMPMGAAPMAYVLWTRFLKHHPANPHWHNRDRFVLSAGHGSMLLYSLLHLTGYDLSLDDLKHFRQFGSKTPGHPEYHLTAGVETTTGPLGQGFANGVGMAIGERYFAARYNRPNFEVIDYTIYGIVSDGDLMEGVASEAASLAGHLKLGNIIYLYDDNHISIDGTTECAFTEDRMKRFEAYGWHVQSVADGNNIQAIDAAIRAAQAVTDRPSIIAVRTHIGFGSPNKHDTGEVHGTPLGEEELKLTKKAYGWDPEKKFFIPAEALNHFREAVEKGRAAEDEWQKLFSRYQKVHPDIAMELEELWQGKLGNEWKKALPKFGTDPAAVATREASGKVLNAIAPYLPGLLGGSADLRPSNNTFLKNYPEFQPGSYDGKNFHFGVREHAMGSVLNGMALTDGLIPYGGTFLIFSEYMRPPIRLAALMGIRPIYVFTHDSIGLGEDGPTHQPIEQLASLRTIPNITVLRPADANETSEAWKYAIEHHSGPVAMALTRQKVPTIDRTTYASAENFWRGAYTLAESSAKPQIILIGTGSEVQFAIGAYERLSEKGFAVRVVSMPSWELFERQTKEYRESVLTPSIKKRIAIEAGVPLGWNKYVGDEGVIIGITKFGASAPYEVLYKEYGFTVENVVKKAEELLA; encoded by the coding sequence GTGGATAACAACCCTTTAGATCAACTATGCGTCGATACGATCAGGACGCTCTCCATCGATGGCGTACAAAAAGCAAATGCGGGCCATCCGGGAATGCCGATGGGAGCCGCGCCGATGGCATACGTTCTTTGGACGCGGTTTTTGAAACATCATCCCGCCAATCCGCACTGGCACAACAGAGACCGCTTCGTGTTGTCGGCAGGACACGGTTCGATGTTGCTTTACAGTCTCTTGCATCTCACCGGCTACGACCTCTCGCTCGATGATTTGAAACATTTTCGCCAGTTCGGGAGCAAAACTCCCGGGCACCCGGAATATCACTTGACCGCCGGAGTTGAGACCACCACCGGCCCGCTTGGCCAGGGTTTTGCGAACGGCGTCGGTATGGCGATCGGAGAGCGATATTTTGCAGCGCGGTACAATCGGCCGAATTTCGAAGTGATCGATTATACCATTTACGGCATTGTCAGCGACGGCGATCTGATGGAAGGCGTGGCGTCGGAAGCGGCTTCCCTCGCCGGGCATCTGAAACTGGGCAACATCATTTACCTGTATGACGACAACCATATCAGCATTGATGGAACGACTGAGTGTGCATTTACCGAGGATCGGATGAAGCGCTTTGAAGCGTACGGATGGCATGTCCAGTCGGTTGCCGACGGAAACAATATCCAAGCGATCGATGCGGCGATTCGCGCCGCCCAAGCGGTGACCGACCGCCCGTCGATCATAGCGGTGAGAACGCACATCGGCTTCGGAAGCCCGAACAAACACGATACCGGCGAAGTCCACGGCACGCCCCTTGGCGAAGAAGAATTGAAGCTGACAAAGAAAGCATATGGATGGGATCCCGAGAAGAAATTCTTCATCCCCGCCGAGGCGCTCAACCATTTTCGCGAAGCGGTTGAGAAGGGGAGAGCCGCCGAGGATGAGTGGCAAAAATTATTTTCCCGGTATCAAAAAGTCCATCCCGATATCGCAATGGAACTAGAAGAGCTGTGGCAGGGGAAGCTGGGGAATGAATGGAAAAAAGCCCTCCCGAAATTCGGCACGGATCCTGCTGCAGTGGCAACGCGCGAGGCATCCGGCAAGGTTCTCAATGCAATTGCGCCGTATTTGCCGGGCCTGCTCGGCGGATCGGCAGACTTGCGCCCGTCAAACAATACGTTCCTGAAAAATTATCCCGAATTTCAGCCGGGAAGTTACGACGGGAAGAATTTCCACTTCGGCGTCAGGGAGCACGCGATGGGGTCGGTGCTCAACGGAATGGCGTTGACCGACGGACTCATCCCGTACGGCGGGACGTTCCTGATTTTTTCGGAATACATGCGTCCCCCGATTCGTCTTGCTGCGCTGATGGGCATCCGTCCGATCTACGTCTTTACGCACGACAGCATCGGCCTGGGGGAGGATGGCCCGACGCATCAGCCGATTGAACAGCTTGCTTCCCTCCGGACCATCCCAAATATCACGGTCCTTCGTCCCGCCGATGCGAACGAGACATCAGAAGCATGGAAGTACGCCATCGAGCATCACAGCGGTCCGGTCGCAATGGCGCTCACGCGTCAAAAAGTACCGACGATCGACCGCACCACGTATGCCTCGGCCGAGAATTTCTGGAGAGGTGCATATACGCTTGCTGAGAGTTCTGCAAAGCCGCAGATCATCCTCATCGGCACAGGGTCCGAAGTTCAGTTTGCCATCGGCGCTTATGAACGTCTCTCGGAGAAAGGATTCGCGGTGCGAGTGGTAAGCATGCCGTCGTGGGAATTATTCGAACGTCAGACGAAGGAATACCGCGAAAGCGTTTTGACTCCCTCCATAAAAAAACGGATCGCCATCGAAGCCGGCGTGCCCCTCGGCTGGAACAAATATGTCGGGGATGAAGGAGTGATCATCGGCATCACAAAATTCGGCGCGTCGGCCCCGTACGAAGTCCTTTACAAAGAGTACGGCTTCACCGTCGAAAACGTTGTGAAGAAAGCGGAAGAATTGCTTGCATAA
- a CDS encoding BamA/TamA family outer membrane protein, which produces MPIFFYTPETGFAGGIAALYLHRDTASFYNRPSDITGDVIYTEKQQVIVELNGDFYFADGDYRLLTDVSYKKYPNSFFGIGNDVPSNARESYTSETVFGKIVLYRKIYSEVSIAPTIQYESSAIVQTKQGGLLESGNIPGSGGGKVVGAGVVANWDSRDKTFAAYSGSFYQVTGIVNGRSLGSDFAYSDLEIDLRNFFQTYQSQVLALQVTSQILSGTPPFQDLARFGGQDFLRGYFDGQYRDKTEIGGQVEYRIPVWWRFGVVGFAGMAQVADQVSRWSLSEFKFAGGGGIRFVLNREERVAIRLDMGFGSHSSGTYLTVTEAF; this is translated from the coding sequence TTGCCGATATTTTTTTACACTCCCGAAACCGGTTTCGCCGGAGGCATTGCGGCCCTTTATCTGCACCGCGATACGGCCTCATTCTACAACCGTCCTTCCGACATCACCGGTGATGTCATTTACACAGAAAAACAACAGGTGATCGTGGAATTGAACGGGGACTTTTATTTTGCTGACGGCGATTATCGATTGTTGACCGACGTGTCCTACAAAAAATACCCGAATAGCTTTTTCGGAATCGGCAATGACGTTCCCTCCAATGCACGAGAGAGCTATACTTCAGAAACAGTCTTTGGAAAGATTGTCCTCTACCGGAAAATTTATTCGGAAGTCAGCATTGCACCGACCATCCAATATGAATCTTCGGCCATCGTGCAAACGAAACAGGGGGGATTGCTTGAGTCCGGTAACATTCCGGGGAGCGGCGGCGGAAAAGTGGTCGGAGCCGGTGTCGTTGCCAACTGGGATTCGAGAGACAAAACGTTCGCAGCCTATTCGGGGAGCTTCTATCAGGTGACGGGGATTGTCAACGGCAGGTCGTTAGGCAGCGATTTTGCCTATTCGGACCTTGAAATCGACTTGCGCAATTTTTTCCAAACTTATCAATCGCAGGTACTGGCATTGCAAGTGACCTCGCAGATCCTGAGCGGCACTCCGCCGTTCCAGGACCTGGCGCGTTTCGGGGGCCAGGATTTTCTCCGCGGATATTTTGACGGCCAGTACCGGGACAAGACCGAGATCGGCGGTCAGGTTGAGTATAGAATTCCGGTCTGGTGGAGGTTTGGTGTTGTCGGTTTTGCCGGCATGGCTCAGGTTGCCGACCAGGTCTCCCGATGGAGCTTGTCCGAATTCAAGTTTGCCGGAGGCGGAGGAATCCGCTTCGTCTTGAATCGCGAGGAACGGGTCGCGATCCGGCTCGATATGGGGTTCGGCAGCCATTCTTCCGGAACGTACCTCACTGTAACGGAAGCTTTTTAG
- a CDS encoding hemerythrin domain-containing protein, with protein sequence MAGPVYDFLARDHERLDDLLARSLSNTGTIDEEAYGEFRRGLLRHISIEEKILLPAAQQHSGGVPLPIAARIRLDHGALVALMVPPPTRPLVSTVRSILAIHNEREEEVDGLYEAAEHALGKNADELAVLMKSAAEVPVLPHNPDPKVLEATRRAVERAGYTMEY encoded by the coding sequence GTGGCCGGCCCCGTGTATGATTTCTTAGCTCGCGACCACGAACGGCTCGATGATTTGCTTGCCCGTTCGCTCTCCAACACCGGGACGATCGATGAGGAAGCGTATGGTGAATTCCGCCGTGGCCTCCTGCGTCATATCAGCATCGAAGAAAAAATACTTCTCCCTGCCGCACAGCAGCACAGCGGAGGAGTACCGCTGCCGATAGCAGCGAGAATACGTCTCGACCATGGAGCGCTCGTCGCACTCATGGTTCCCCCTCCGACGAGGCCTCTGGTTTCGACGGTCCGATCCATCCTTGCAATTCACAACGAACGGGAAGAAGAAGTCGACGGTTTGTATGAAGCCGCTGAACATGCGCTCGGAAAGAATGCGGATGAGCTGGCGGTTTTGATGAAGAGCGCCGCCGAGGTTCCCGTGCTCCCCCATAACCCCGATCCCAAGGTTTTGGAGGCCACGCGCCGCGCGGTCGAGCGCGCCGGGTATACGATGGAATATTGA
- a CDS encoding bifunctional UDP-sugar hydrolase/5'-nucleotidase, producing MRVRTLKALFLTGSLWMLVTFQLASQPKSVTILHTNDIHANFIPHEATWVRETPKPMIGGINELSFALDSIRKINSATLYLDAGDVMTGNPITEYEYKGALGGALFEMLNMMNCDVWCLGNHDFDLGQKNLLQLTTIAKFPTVSANVVNDKGEYPVNNKPFVILEKNGLKIGVIGVMSQGLYGLVNQTMLVGIKVLSPVETTQKYIDELLPKTDLIVALSHEGVEDDSVLAMKVHGLNVIVGGHSHTRLKKPKFVNGVIIVQTGSYCENLGVLDLTVENKKVTQYNGQLIQLWYNGSRPKTALSLFIDSVQHGIEKDYSQVLGTLKEDWIRDDNNESGIGDFLADAQREAAHADVGFMNDAGIRKNVSAGPVTKRDVFEVLPFRNILTTFQLTGAEMKAIVLNYIERHLKIQTSGIRCEWKQTPDGKTEIVKLEINGKPFDESGTYIGAASDYFVGEARHYLGIEIAKPVYLQETVFEAIEKKVQDEKIIDSKVENRFKEDK from the coding sequence ATGCGCGTGCGAACCCTTAAAGCCTTGTTCCTCACCGGAAGTCTCTGGATGCTGGTCACGTTCCAGCTGGCATCCCAGCCGAAATCGGTCACGATCCTTCACACGAACGACATTCATGCGAATTTTATTCCCCATGAAGCAACATGGGTAAGAGAAACGCCTAAACCGATGATCGGCGGAATCAACGAACTCTCCTTTGCGCTCGACAGCATCAGGAAAATCAACAGTGCAACGCTCTATCTCGATGCCGGCGACGTCATGACCGGCAATCCGATCACGGAGTACGAATACAAAGGAGCGCTCGGCGGGGCGTTGTTCGAAATGCTGAACATGATGAATTGCGATGTCTGGTGTCTCGGGAACCACGATTTCGACCTCGGCCAGAAGAATCTCCTTCAATTGACGACCATCGCCAAATTCCCGACCGTGTCTGCGAATGTTGTAAACGACAAGGGAGAATACCCCGTCAACAACAAGCCGTTCGTCATCCTCGAAAAAAACGGGCTGAAGATCGGCGTCATCGGCGTCATGTCCCAGGGGTTATACGGGCTTGTGAATCAAACGATGCTTGTGGGGATCAAAGTGCTTTCGCCGGTTGAAACGACTCAGAAATACATCGACGAGCTTCTCCCCAAAACGGATTTGATCGTTGCGCTCAGCCACGAAGGAGTCGAGGATGACTCGGTTCTAGCGATGAAGGTGCACGGACTCAACGTGATCGTCGGCGGACACTCTCACACCAGGCTGAAAAAGCCGAAATTCGTGAATGGCGTCATCATCGTCCAGACCGGCTCCTACTGCGAGAACCTCGGCGTCCTCGACCTGACGGTCGAGAACAAGAAAGTGACACAATACAACGGGCAGCTTATCCAATTGTGGTATAACGGCTCGCGGCCGAAAACGGCATTATCTTTGTTCATTGACTCCGTTCAGCACGGCATTGAAAAAGATTACAGCCAGGTCCTCGGAACGCTTAAAGAAGACTGGATCCGCGACGACAACAATGAATCAGGGATCGGTGATTTTCTCGCGGACGCGCAGCGCGAAGCGGCTCATGCCGACGTCGGTTTTATGAACGACGCCGGCATCAGGAAAAACGTCTCTGCCGGCCCGGTGACAAAGCGCGATGTTTTTGAGGTCCTCCCGTTCCGCAATATCCTCACGACCTTTCAGCTGACCGGCGCCGAAATGAAAGCGATCGTATTGAATTATATCGAGAGACACTTGAAGATTCAGACGTCGGGAATCCGATGCGAATGGAAACAAACTCCCGACGGAAAGACAGAAATTGTGAAGCTGGAAATCAACGGCAAGCCATTCGACGAATCGGGAACCTACATCGGGGCTGCGAGCGATTATTTTGTCGGCGAAGCGCGGCATTATCTCGGTATTGAAATTGCCAAGCCGGTCTATCTCCAGGAGACCGTCTTTGAAGCAATAGAGAAAAAAGTGCAGGATGAAAAAATCATCGACTCCAAGGTTGAAAACAGATTCAAGGAAGACAAGTAA